Proteins encoded within one genomic window of Sebaldella sp. S0638:
- a CDS encoding PTS sugar transporter subunit IIB: MGKKRIMVACGTGIATSTVVVNKMSNLLKERGVDVDIQQCKVSELPYKTDKVDLIVTTTAYTSKNDIPVIVAVSFLTGIGVDKDLDKIIEILNK; this comes from the coding sequence ATGGGCAAAAAGAGAATTATGGTGGCATGTGGAACAGGAATCGCCACATCGACAGTTGTTGTTAACAAGATGAGTAATTTACTTAAGGAAAGAGGTGTAGATGTAGATATCCAGCAGTGTAAAGTATCTGAACTGCCTTATAAGACTGATAAAGTCGACTTAATCGTTACTACTACTGCTTACACAAGTAAAAATGATATTCCTGTTATTGTAGCAGTATCTTTTTTGACAGGAATAGGCGTAGATAAAGATCTTGATAAAATCATAGAAATTTTAAACAAGTAA
- a CDS encoding PTS galactitol transporter subunit IIC, translating into MEIIKSFVDFILGLGPATMLPIILTIFGLILGQGLAKSFRAGVTVGVGFVGVNLVIGLLMTSLGKAAEALVTSLGLHFDIIDVGWPIGAAITFATPIAALLIPIIFILNMILLYFNVTKTMDVDLWNYWHLIFPGAMVYYATNSLILAIVLTLINATIIFKLADWTAPAVEKHFGLPGISLPHGETVNFAPIMYALNKVEDKIPGINKVKLDGEKLKEKIGIFGEPLIMGIVLGILLGILGRYNVSDTLSLGIQMGAVMVLMPKMVALLMEGLTPISEGAKDFIAKRFPGKDVYIGLDAAVVIGNPANMTVALLMVPITILLAVILPYNRMLPFADLAVLPFTVIWAVAASRGDIFRGLINSIITVCMVFFMATNLGPLTTQMGHAVGFEFPAGATMISGIDMSCHITLWIILKLIDYKNTPMFIAGIVALVAYVGMWYWTRNDIKKQYENDTE; encoded by the coding sequence ATGGAAATTATTAAAAGTTTCGTCGATTTTATTCTGGGACTTGGTCCTGCCACAATGCTTCCTATCATTCTTACCATTTTCGGATTAATTCTGGGACAAGGACTGGCAAAGTCATTCAGAGCAGGAGTAACTGTAGGAGTCGGGTTTGTGGGAGTAAATCTTGTTATTGGTCTTTTGATGACTTCACTTGGTAAAGCTGCCGAGGCATTAGTTACATCTCTCGGACTTCACTTTGACATTATTGACGTGGGATGGCCTATAGGTGCTGCAATTACATTTGCTACTCCTATTGCCGCATTATTGATCCCGATTATATTTATACTTAACATGATACTTTTATATTTTAATGTTACTAAAACTATGGACGTGGATTTATGGAACTACTGGCACTTGATTTTCCCCGGTGCAATGGTATACTATGCGACAAACAGTTTAATTCTTGCTATTGTTCTTACTCTTATAAATGCTACTATTATATTCAAACTGGCGGACTGGACAGCTCCTGCTGTGGAAAAACATTTCGGACTTCCGGGAATTTCACTCCCGCACGGAGAAACCGTCAACTTCGCACCGATTATGTATGCTTTGAATAAAGTAGAAGATAAAATACCAGGAATTAATAAAGTAAAACTAGATGGTGAAAAACTAAAAGAAAAAATCGGTATATTCGGTGAACCTCTGATTATGGGTATTGTTCTGGGAATTCTTTTGGGAATTCTGGGAAGATACAATGTTTCTGATACTCTGTCACTTGGTATACAAATGGGAGCAGTAATGGTGCTAATGCCGAAAATGGTTGCACTTCTTATGGAAGGTCTGACTCCTATTTCAGAAGGTGCTAAAGATTTTATCGCAAAAAGATTTCCCGGAAAAGATGTTTATATAGGACTGGATGCAGCGGTAGTTATTGGTAACCCTGCTAACATGACTGTAGCATTGCTTATGGTTCCTATTACTATATTACTTGCAGTTATTCTGCCGTATAACAGAATGCTTCCGTTTGCCGATCTGGCTGTGCTGCCGTTTACTGTTATCTGGGCTGTTGCTGCTTCTAGAGGTGATATTTTCAGAGGACTTATAAACTCTATAATTACTGTATGTATGGTGTTTTTCATGGCTACGAACCTCGGACCGCTTACTACTCAAATGGGACACGCAGTAGGATTTGAATTCCCGGCCGGAGCTACTATGATTTCAGGTATTGATATGAGCTGTCACATTACTTTGTGGATTATCCTGAAACTTATTGATTACAAAAATACACCTATGTTTATAGCCGGTATTGTTGCTCTCGTTGCTTATGTGGGAATGTGGTACTGGACAAGAAATGATATTAAGAAACAATATGAAAATGATACAGAATAA
- a CDS encoding L-ribulose-5-phosphate 4-epimerase: MLEKLKNEVIDAGRKLKEYKLITLTGGNVSGRDIETGYIVMTPSGMEYDTLTPDDITVTDLDGNIIEGKRKPSSDLKTHLQIYRAKKEINGIIHTHSTFASCFAVLKEEIPVISTTMANEVGGKVLLSKYAPVGSDELGENIIEKIGNQKAVLLESHGVFTYGENVAHALTAAVMLEDSAKVYYLTRTIGKPEELPEEEIIRANELFKNVYGQK, from the coding sequence ATGCTGGAAAAATTAAAAAATGAGGTTATCGATGCAGGAAGAAAACTAAAGGAATATAAACTGATCACACTTACCGGCGGAAATGTAAGCGGACGTGATATTGAAACAGGATATATTGTTATGACTCCAAGCGGTATGGAATACGATACTCTCACTCCCGATGACATTACAGTTACAGACCTTGACGGAAATATAATAGAAGGTAAAAGAAAACCCAGCTCAGACTTAAAAACCCACCTGCAAATATACAGGGCAAAAAAGGAAATAAACGGAATTATACATACTCACTCTACGTTCGCCAGCTGTTTTGCAGTATTAAAAGAAGAAATACCTGTTATTTCCACGACTATGGCAAATGAAGTCGGTGGAAAAGTACTCCTTTCAAAATATGCTCCCGTAGGGTCAGATGAACTTGGAGAAAATATAATCGAGAAAATCGGCAATCAGAAAGCAGTTTTACTGGAAAGCCACGGTGTTTTCACATATGGTGAAAATGTGGCACATGCACTTACTGCGGCTGTTATGCTTGAAGATTCCGCAAAAGTTTACTATCTGACCAGAACAATAGGAAAGCCCGAAGAGCTTCCCGAGGAAGAGATAATAAGAGCCAATGAATTGTTTAAAAACGTTTATGGCCAAAAATAA
- a CDS encoding PTS galactitol transporter subunit IIC yields the protein MGILNYIVDLGPQVMMPIIITIFGLILGAKFGKALRAGLTVGVGFIGLNLVIGLLGGSLGPAAQDMVTRLGLNLTVIDVGWPAAAAIAFASRVGALIIPIGLIVNIVMLLTNTTQTLDIDIWDFWHFAFTGALVTGATGSIMYGIIAAVLNMIIIMVIADLTAPGLEKYLGLPGVSLPHGFSGAFVPGALVINKILDVIPGINKIELDTDTLQRRFGVFGEPLIIGTVIGLVIGIAAGYNLKGILVLGITLGGVLVLIPKMAAMLMEGLIPISDSAQEFVSKRFKNRGKIYIGLDSAVGIGHPTTLSVSLVLVPITIILAAILPGNRVLPFADLAVIPFSLVMLMPITKGNVFRTFIIGFINMAVGLLIATNLAPLHTQMAIDANFTMPPGATMISSICDGANPLSWLFTRLMSVPFVGVAILTVIALGMAVYNRRRIIKETRLDREAAAEGTAE from the coding sequence ATGGGAATTTTAAACTATATCGTTGATCTTGGTCCTCAGGTAATGATGCCCATTATTATCACAATATTCGGGCTTATTCTGGGTGCTAAATTCGGAAAAGCTTTAAGAGCTGGATTAACAGTTGGTGTAGGTTTTATTGGTTTGAATTTAGTTATTGGTCTGTTAGGCGGTAGTCTTGGTCCTGCTGCTCAGGACATGGTTACAAGACTTGGTCTTAATCTTACTGTTATAGATGTCGGATGGCCTGCTGCAGCTGCTATTGCATTTGCTTCAAGAGTAGGAGCTCTCATTATTCCTATTGGTCTTATTGTAAACATCGTGATGCTTCTTACTAACACTACTCAGACTCTGGATATAGATATCTGGGATTTCTGGCACTTTGCTTTTACGGGTGCTTTGGTAACTGGTGCTACTGGAAGTATTATGTACGGGATTATAGCTGCTGTTCTTAATATGATAATTATAATGGTTATAGCTGATCTTACTGCACCGGGACTGGAAAAATATCTTGGTCTTCCGGGTGTTTCACTGCCGCACGGATTTTCGGGTGCTTTCGTTCCGGGAGCCTTAGTAATAAATAAAATTCTGGACGTTATTCCCGGAATAAACAAAATAGAACTGGATACTGATACTTTACAGAGAAGATTCGGAGTTTTCGGTGAACCGCTTATTATTGGTACTGTTATAGGTCTGGTAATTGGTATTGCCGCAGGATATAACCTGAAAGGAATTCTTGTTCTGGGTATTACTCTCGGAGGTGTACTTGTATTAATACCAAAAATGGCTGCCATGCTTATGGAAGGATTAATCCCTATATCTGATTCAGCTCAGGAATTCGTAAGTAAAAGATTTAAAAACAGAGGAAAAATATATATCGGTCTTGACTCTGCCGTAGGAATAGGTCACCCTACTACTCTTTCTGTATCACTTGTATTAGTGCCTATTACTATTATACTTGCTGCGATATTGCCTGGAAACAGAGTGCTTCCTTTTGCCGATCTGGCTGTTATTCCTTTTTCACTGGTTATGCTTATGCCTATCACTAAAGGAAACGTTTTTAGAACATTTATAATAGGATTTATAAATATGGCTGTAGGACTTCTTATTGCCACTAACCTTGCTCCGCTTCACACTCAAATGGCTATAGATGCTAACTTTACTATGCCTCCGGGTGCAACAATGATTTCAAGTATCTGTGACGGGGCTAACCCATTAAGCTGGCTGTTTACAAGACTTATGAGCGTTCCTTTCGTAGGAGTTGCCATTCTTACAGTAATAGCTCTTGGAATGGCTGTTTATAACAGAAGAAGAATTATAAAAGAAACTCGTCTGGATAGAGAAGCTGCTGCTGAAGGCACAGCAGAATAA
- a CDS encoding PTS sugar transporter subunit IIA gives MIIDNNLIFSNLEYENSNDVLKFLSDNLEKNGYVKSSFYGGLLEREAAYPTGLDFGDYSIAMPHTEVEHVLKSTLSIATLKKKVDFKCAEDHSKDTPVEVVCVIAFGEKEDKIDVLTKLISFFGNKEEFYKMLTSDKDNLVEIVKKNLEN, from the coding sequence ATGATAATTGATAATAACTTAATTTTTTCAAATCTTGAGTACGAAAACTCTAATGATGTATTAAAATTTTTATCAGATAACCTTGAAAAAAACGGCTATGTAAAATCCAGCTTTTATGGCGGTCTCTTGGAAAGAGAAGCTGCATATCCTACAGGACTGGATTTCGGTGACTATAGTATCGCCATGCCGCACACAGAAGTGGAACACGTGCTGAAATCTACATTATCCATAGCCACACTAAAAAAGAAGGTTGATTTTAAATGTGCTGAAGACCATAGTAAAGATACACCTGTGGAAGTGGTCTGCGTTATTGCTTTCGGCGAAAAAGAAGACAAAATAGATGTCCTTACCAAGTTAATAAGTTTTTTTGGAAATAAAGAAGAATTTTATAAAATGCTTACCTCTGATAAAGACAATCTTGTGGAAATAGTAAAGAAAAATTTGGAAAATTAG
- a CDS encoding PRD domain-containing protein, translating to MALTKREIEILNILTDSDNIDMEYLAEEFGVSLRTIRYSIENLNYYLKKYNFPVIDKNSKGILYQREKFSLSNFLKKIESRDYKYLDTERVEYIYIYILFNTTSKLNIINLASLFQVSELTIKSDVKKLKDFLKTKDLSFRYNNTKGFYIDSSEIAVRKEMIKIFMDKLFNFENSSNKMNLFIDYRIKDILNNYIKQIDQNFLKNYLKEIESKLVENTSNEVFELLIIYFSIAILRVKQNNIITQSDFYNTYIIRTKEYKILTENIDILEKKYDVHFNEEEILKLAEYFLGSHTYNYSYTFYENWIEVEILVRKLIGEVSKNNNVDISKDKLLFEGLLNHIKPTIYRIKNDIYLPNIGFEEILENCQDLFFTVKKSLIDVEKYIGHEIKDDEVALFTVHFKLAIDRIKEKVNEFSNVLFVCGSGYASSSLLAQELFDTFDINVVDLIPYYRLKDYDLKNIDFIISTVKIPESIKVEKEIIQVNVILSEKDKILLENKGFKRKKRTIGVTEILEVIEKEFKSEDLEKIGDILTKKFSGQIYDNRKEKIIERRNKNLLDYLKKENIVIKEKETNWRNVVNIIGKILLEDGCIEESYIQSMKDLVDECGTFMVLNQRLMILHAENNNDVFRTGVSFLKLNYPVTFPDNKKLMYIFGLSCLSKEEISETLNDLVMLAENDEFFSELERKNNQSEILKTIKKYIEREI from the coding sequence ATGGCTCTTACTAAGAGGGAAATTGAAATTTTGAACATACTTACCGATTCAGATAATATAGACATGGAATATCTTGCCGAAGAATTCGGAGTGAGTCTCCGTACTATAAGGTACAGTATTGAGAATCTGAATTATTATCTGAAAAAATATAATTTCCCTGTTATAGACAAGAATTCAAAAGGAATTTTATATCAGCGGGAAAAATTTTCTTTAAGTAATTTTTTGAAAAAGATCGAATCCAGAGATTATAAATATCTGGACACAGAAAGAGTAGAGTATATTTATATTTACATACTCTTTAATACTACCAGCAAACTAAATATCATAAATCTGGCATCTTTGTTTCAGGTAAGCGAACTGACAATAAAAAGCGATGTAAAAAAATTAAAGGATTTTCTGAAAACCAAAGATCTCAGTTTCAGGTATAACAACACAAAAGGCTTTTATATAGATTCTTCCGAAATAGCAGTAAGGAAAGAAATGATAAAAATATTTATGGACAAGCTGTTTAATTTTGAGAATTCCTCAAATAAAATGAACTTATTCATAGATTACCGGATAAAAGACATTTTAAATAATTATATAAAACAAATTGACCAAAATTTTTTGAAAAATTATTTAAAAGAAATCGAAAGCAAACTTGTTGAAAACACCTCCAACGAAGTCTTCGAACTGCTTATCATCTATTTCTCCATAGCCATCCTCAGAGTAAAACAAAATAATATCATCACACAAAGCGACTTTTATAACACATACATAATCAGAACAAAAGAATATAAAATTCTTACAGAAAACATAGATATTTTAGAGAAAAAGTATGATGTTCATTTTAATGAAGAAGAAATACTGAAACTGGCGGAATATTTTCTTGGCAGCCACACCTATAATTACAGTTATACATTCTATGAAAACTGGATTGAAGTAGAAATTCTGGTTAGAAAGCTTATTGGTGAAGTAAGTAAAAACAATAATGTTGATATTTCAAAAGACAAATTATTATTTGAAGGGCTCCTCAACCACATAAAACCAACAATCTACCGTATAAAAAATGATATCTACCTCCCTAATATCGGCTTTGAGGAGATATTGGAAAACTGTCAGGATTTGTTTTTCACAGTAAAAAAATCTCTTATCGATGTGGAGAAATATATCGGGCATGAAATAAAAGACGATGAAGTAGCACTATTTACCGTCCATTTCAAACTTGCCATTGACAGAATAAAAGAAAAAGTAAATGAATTCAGCAATGTCCTCTTTGTCTGCGGAAGCGGCTACGCCAGCTCCAGTCTTCTGGCTCAGGAGCTGTTTGACACCTTTGATATAAATGTGGTGGATCTGATTCCTTATTACAGACTCAAGGATTACGACTTGAAAAACATTGACTTTATAATAAGTACCGTAAAAATACCTGAAAGTATAAAAGTAGAAAAAGAAATTATTCAGGTAAATGTAATTCTTTCTGAAAAAGATAAAATTCTTCTTGAAAATAAAGGGTTTAAAAGAAAAAAAAGAACAATTGGAGTAACAGAAATACTGGAGGTTATAGAAAAAGAATTCAAGAGTGAAGACCTTGAAAAAATCGGGGATATTCTTACAAAAAAATTCAGCGGCCAAATATATGACAATAGAAAAGAAAAAATCATAGAAAGGAGAAATAAAAATCTTTTAGACTATCTGAAAAAAGAAAATATTGTCATTAAGGAAAAAGAGACAAACTGGAGAAATGTAGTAAACATCATAGGGAAAATCTTACTGGAAGATGGCTGTATAGAGGAGAGCTACATACAGAGTATGAAGGATCTGGTAGATGAATGCGGTACCTTTATGGTACTAAATCAAAGACTTATGATACTTCATGCGGAAAATAACAATGATGTCTTTAGAACCGGAGTTTCTTTCCTGAAATTAAATTATCCTGTCACTTTTCCGGATAATAAAAAGTTAATGTATATATTTGGATTATCATGTCTTTCAAAAGAGGAAATATCCGAAACACTGAATGATCTGGTAATGCTTGCGGAAAATGATGAATTCTTTTCAGAATTAGAAAGAAAAAATAATCAGTCGGAAATACTTAAAACAATAAAAAAATACATAGAAAGGGAGATATAA
- a CDS encoding DeoR/GlpR family DNA-binding transcription regulator, protein MKEKRIDRILQMVKLNSAVGTGELAKTLDVAESTVRRDLNQLEKMGLLKKVHGGAVKLENQVIFEMSYSEREELNLKLKEQAAKKAASYINDNDTIFIGPGTTTEMVMKYIKTKNNTIITNSLSAFSKYSSLPYKLIIAPGYLRTETSAVIGTFTNNFLKKINVDIAFSGANCINDSQLMSSNEEEGTAQEIILNNAKKRYLLVDSTKFETKSFFTFYSAENLDAIITDNEISSKIKNKYKKFCKVL, encoded by the coding sequence ATGAAAGAAAAGAGGATAGACAGAATATTGCAAATGGTGAAGCTAAACAGTGCAGTGGGTACAGGAGAGCTTGCCAAAACTCTGGATGTGGCTGAAAGCACCGTAAGACGGGATCTGAACCAGCTGGAAAAAATGGGATTGTTAAAAAAAGTTCACGGAGGGGCTGTAAAGCTGGAAAATCAGGTAATATTCGAGATGTCATACTCAGAAAGAGAAGAACTGAACTTAAAGCTGAAAGAACAGGCAGCCAAAAAAGCAGCAAGTTATATAAATGACAATGATACGATTTTTATAGGTCCGGGAACTACCACAGAGATGGTAATGAAGTATATAAAAACCAAAAATAATACAATTATCACCAATTCATTAAGTGCTTTTTCAAAATATTCATCGCTTCCGTATAAACTGATAATTGCTCCCGGATATCTGAGGACAGAAACCAGTGCAGTAATAGGAACCTTTACTAATAATTTTCTAAAAAAAATAAATGTGGATATAGCCTTTTCCGGGGCGAACTGTATTAATGACAGCCAGCTCATGTCTTCAAACGAAGAAGAAGGAACAGCACAGGAAATAATATTAAATAATGCCAAAAAAAGATATCTGCTGGTAGACAGCACAAAATTCGAGACAAAATCATTTTTTACATTCTATTCCGCGGAAAATCTTGATGCAATAATAACAGATAATGAAATAAGCAGTAAAATTAAAAATAAATATAAAAAGTTTTGTAAAGTTTTATAA
- a CDS encoding L-fuculose-phosphate aldolase translates to MLMENERKLIVEYGKLLVTKGLTTGTGGNISIFDKEKKYFAISPSGIDYFETTPEDVVIMDLDGKVVEGIRKPSSEWMMHMIFYKKRDDVEAVVHTHSRFASTISCMRWEIPALHYYVAFAGKTIPCAKYASYGTQELADNAFDGMGEGKAALLANHGLITIGRSVKEAFLVAEMSEEMAEYYYRTKSIGEPVLLDEEEMESMLVRFKSYGQ, encoded by the coding sequence ATGCTGATGGAAAATGAGAGAAAACTCATTGTAGAATATGGGAAACTCTTAGTAACAAAAGGACTTACCACAGGAACAGGAGGAAATATCAGTATCTTTGACAAGGAGAAAAAATATTTCGCAATAAGTCCCAGCGGAATAGATTATTTTGAGACAACACCTGAAGATGTGGTAATTATGGATCTGGACGGAAAAGTGGTGGAAGGTATAAGAAAACCTTCGAGTGAATGGATGATGCATATGATTTTTTATAAAAAAAGAGATGATGTAGAAGCTGTAGTTCATACTCACTCGAGATTTGCTTCGACTATTTCATGTATGCGCTGGGAAATTCCTGCACTTCATTATTATGTAGCATTTGCAGGAAAAACAATCCCTTGTGCAAAATATGCTTCATACGGGACACAGGAACTTGCTGATAATGCTTTTGACGGAATGGGAGAAGGAAAAGCAGCACTTCTGGCTAATCACGGACTTATAACAATCGGACGCAGTGTAAAAGAAGCTTTTCTTGTGGCAGAAATGAGCGAGGAAATGGCAGAGTACTATTACAGAACAAAATCAATAGGCGAACCTGTGCTTCTTGATGAAGAAGAGATGGAAAGTATGCTTGTAAGATTCAAATCTTACGGACAGTAG
- a CDS encoding zinc-binding dehydrogenase translates to MKIAYFYGPEDVRIEETAIPEPGYGEVVIKNKVALTCGTDLKTYLRGHPLWIPPAVFGHEASGVVYKVGEGVEKFKVGDRVVAHNSAPCHECIYCKTHQYSMCENNLFNSGAFAEYQKIPERIVRQNMFKLPDTLDFKSAALTEPFSCAVYGVDESNIKQGDYVVINGVGPIGLMFVRLVYLKGAHIIVTDASNKRLELAKKLGAKDIININEVSDVVKAVKDCTPQSRGVDVAIEATGLPRVWESTILMARKGGLVNLFGGTKKGEAFTIDCQLFHYSQLTIKGVFHTTPYHVERAFRLICEGVISADDFVNNEYDIDHLVDALESHRTGNVIKNAIIFE, encoded by the coding sequence ATGAAAATAGCGTATTTTTACGGACCGGAAGATGTAAGAATAGAAGAAACAGCTATTCCTGAACCGGGTTATGGTGAAGTAGTAATAAAAAATAAAGTAGCATTAACATGCGGAACAGATTTGAAAACTTATCTGAGAGGGCATCCGCTCTGGATTCCGCCGGCAGTTTTCGGTCACGAAGCTTCAGGAGTAGTATATAAAGTGGGTGAAGGAGTAGAAAAATTCAAGGTGGGGGACAGAGTTGTGGCACATAATTCTGCACCTTGTCATGAATGCATCTACTGTAAAACACATCAGTATTCTATGTGCGAAAATAATCTTTTTAATTCAGGTGCTTTTGCAGAATATCAAAAAATTCCAGAAAGAATAGTAAGACAAAATATGTTTAAGCTTCCGGATACACTTGATTTTAAAAGTGCAGCTCTCACAGAACCTTTCTCATGTGCAGTTTACGGAGTGGATGAGTCAAATATAAAGCAGGGAGATTATGTGGTCATAAACGGAGTAGGGCCGATAGGACTTATGTTTGTAAGGCTTGTCTATCTGAAAGGTGCACATATAATAGTAACAGATGCAAGTAATAAAAGACTGGAACTGGCAAAAAAATTAGGTGCAAAAGATATTATAAATATAAATGAAGTTTCTGATGTGGTAAAAGCTGTAAAAGATTGTACGCCGCAAAGCAGGGGTGTCGATGTGGCAATAGAAGCAACAGGGCTTCCGAGAGTCTGGGAAAGTACAATTCTAATGGCAAGAAAAGGCGGTTTGGTAAACTTATTCGGCGGAACAAAGAAAGGAGAGGCTTTTACTATAGATTGTCAGCTTTTCCACTATTCACAGCTTACAATAAAGGGTGTTTTTCATACAACTCCTTATCATGTGGAAAGAGCTTTCAGACTGATCTGTGAAGGAGTAATAAGTGCAGATGACTTTGTAAATAATGAATATGATATAGATCATCTCGTAGATGCCCTTGAATCACACAGAACAGGAAATGTAATAAAAAATGCAATTATCTTTGAATAG